The DNA window TGTCACTGACACATCTTTTTGGCAGGCCAAAACGGGCGAATATTTTTCTGAGACAGGTTATTATCACTGACGCGCATGTACTACTTACCTGTTCGACCTCTAGCCACTTGGAATGTGCGTCtactaaaactaaataatgtttatttctaaacggaCCCAAGAAGTCAATGTTGATCCGGGCCCAGGGCTCCGCAGGCCACGCCCAGCTGtgcagcggcgcgggcgcgggccgGTCCGCCAGCGCGCGGCACGCGGCGCACGCGCGCGCCGTCCTCTCGATGTCCTCGTCTAGTCGCTCCCACCAAAAGTAATTGCGAGCTATTTGCTTCATTTTGACTATGCCGCAGTGACCTTCGTGAAGCTCGTCTAACACTGAACTGCGAAGTTTAGACGGTATAACTACTCGGTATCCCCAAACTAAACAGTCTTGCACCAGATGTAAGCATTCTTTTCGAACAAAGAAGGCTCTTTCATTTGGTGTGTCTACTTTCGGTGGCCAACCAAACTTCACATAATTCATAACTTTTGATAACAACGGATCTTTAATAGTTTCAGATTTAACTTCCTGAAAAGTAACAGGAAAATTATCTTCGACATAGTTTAGATAACTGAAATCATAAGAGGGTAACTCTGACGCGTCCCTGTTATCTTCGTTCTTTAGTGGCAATCTCGATAAAGCGTCAGCCTGATAATTTTTTGCTGAACTTATAAATTCAATATCAAAGTTGTATGCCGCTAATAACACAGCGTATCTTTGAATTCTGCTGGCTGCCGTTTGAGGAATACCTTTATTTTTCCCAAAAATAAAACTCAATGCACGATGGTCACTTCGTAAAGTAAAATGCCTACCGTATAAATACTGATGGTGTTTCATTACACCAAAAACAATCGCCAGCGCCTCCTTGTCGAACTGCGAGTAGTTGAGTTCGTGTTCGTTGAGCGTGCGCGACGCGCAGCTGACCGGCCGCTCCACGCCGTCTGCGCCGCGCTGCGCCAGCACGCAGCCCAGTCCGTACGCGCTGCTGTCTACTGAAAGGATAAGAGGCAAGCTCGCGTCGTAGTGCGCCAACACCGGTTTACTACCCAGTAATTCTTTAGCTTTGTCAAATGCTACTTTGCAACTTTCACTCCACACCCACTTTACATTGCTTTTAAGTAAGTTATACAGTGGTTTTAAAATGCTACTGAGGTTTGAAAAGAATTTAGAGTAGAAATTCACAAGCCCTAAGAATCCTTTAAGTTGTGTAACATTCTCAGGAGTCGGTGCGGCAACTATTGCCTTAATTTTCCTTTCATCGGTATGCAAACCGTCTTTATCAATGCGATAACCTAAATAAGTCACCGATTGTTTGAAAAATTCACATTTAGACCAATTTATTCTTAAGCCGGCGTCTTTCAATCTATTGAGAACTTGTCTAAGATTATGCAAATGAGTTTCCTTATCACGCCCAGTGATGCAGATGTCGTCTTGGAACACAACCGTTGACGGTACACCTGATAGTGTTTCTTCCATCAATTTTTGGAAATTTTCGGGCACGCAATTAATACCGAAGGGTACCCGCTTGTACACAAACGTACCAATGTGCGTTGTGATGGCCGTCATCGGCTGTGACTCCTCCGACAAAAGTACTTGCTGGTACGCATGGGACAAGTCCAGTTTGGTGTACTGCTCGCCACCGCCGAGAGCTGTAAATATCTCATCGATGCGCGGCAGCGGATAATGAAACTCTTTGAgaagtttatttattgtaattttgtaGTCTCCGCATACTCTGATATCTCCATTAGATTTAACAACGGGCACTATAGGAGTGCCGTAGTCAGACCTTTCGACTTTATAAATGACTCCCTCGCGCTGCAACCGCTCCAGCTCCTGCTCCACGCGCGGGCGCAGAGCCAGCGGCAGCGGCCGCGCCTTCACGAACACCGGCGTCTCGTCCGCCAGGTGGAACCGCATGCGGGACCGGTACGTGCCCAGCCCACCAGCAAATACCGTCAGAAACTCATCACGCAACTGTTGTAGGAGAGGGTCATCCTCTGATAACGAGTGACAAGGTATTGAGGTGACATTCAGCTCACGTATCCAACTGCGTCCCATCAGTGGAGGGCCCCCATTTTCGATTACATACAAATCCAATTTAGCGGAATGACGTTCAAAAGTAACATGCACCGTAATATATCCTAATGGTTCTATTATATCGCCTGTGTATGATCTTAACCtcaattgtttgtttacaatttttttgtttggaAAATATTTGTTGTAAATATTCTTAGATATGGCTGAAATTTTACTTCCAGTATCCACTtcaaagttaaataatttgttttccACTTGTAATTTAAGATAGTATGGCTTATCGTTACCTTCAGAAACCAAGTTATAGAAGTTACAGTCCTCAACATCTGATTCTTCTAGGAAATATTGACCTCTTGACGGTCTTGCACTGTCACTTTTTTTATGACAAACCACTTTTAAATGCCCTTTTTCACCACACTGATCACAAGAATAATGCTTGTAGCGGCACCTGCCCGCCACATGGCCAGGCTTCCCGCAGCGGGAGCactggcggcgcggcggcggctgctcgCTGCTGCCCCgggccggcgccgccgccacgcggtGCAGCCCGTCGTCCCGCGCGCTGCTGCCGGCCGCCGCTGCCCCGCcggccgcgcccgcgcacGCCGCATGCCGCTCCGCCGCCTCCAGCGCCAGCGCCAGCTCCACAGCTCGCTTGTAGTCGATGTTCTTTTCGGCAAACAGCCTGGATCTCATCTCCTCATTGTGGAGACCAGACACGAATTGATCACGTAGGTTAATCTCCAACTGATTGGCAAAATTGCAACTTTTGGCCAAATGTTTCAAATTTTGAAGGTAGTCGCTGATAGTTTCGCCATGTAACTGCTTCCTTTGCCGAAAAACATGCCGTTCTGCAATTTCCGACCTTTGCGGTTCCAAATGTACTTTCACAATCTGAACGAGTTCATCGAATGTTTTGTCTTCAGGTAGGTCCGGTGCACACAAGTCGCACATCAGCTCGTAGCACACCTCGCCCACAACGGTGACGAGCGTGGCCACGTGCAACTTCGTATCTATCTCATTAAGCGCGATAAATTGTTTCAATCTGCGCACGTAAGCATCCCAGTCTTGAGAATTCACGTCGAAAACTTCAATTTTTCCGAGCACCATTGTTATTGTTCACGAAATTGAATAGATATAACGAAATGAATGCACCacgaataaaaaatacgacTGCGCCAATGTAATGTACGGTACAAGTGAAACGCAAGACGGCCAATTAGGAACTGGTTTATTGGGCAGTATCAATGTGTACTTATAACTATGCATACATAGGTTGCTATACATAACAAATCCGAAATGCAATTAAAACATCTTTCCGAGGCCAGAAAAAACAGGAAATCAAAGCTTCTTGAACCTTTATTACCCTTTACTCTATGACCTTGGCTcagtttgtgttaaaatattttgtttgaacAAAGGCggaaatatacatacataattaatgtaatttttgGTAAGGAAAATTTCGGCCTCATAAAATATGCATGCATGACTCGGAAAACCAAGATTGATTTGATTcattttaggtacctatattatacagggtgtcccaaaagtcaacgtcatcccttaaagggctgataggtcagctcatgagaggccagaatatcagaatatgaccttagtaaaaactcgataattttcgagatattgacacttttataaatttgctgaaaatcgacaccttggatcacttatttgcgtgccgccggtacaaaaatccatattgttagaatttgtttggtgttgcatcaccctgtatagccctgctattgatcgcagtcaaaaaaagtatcgagtaatgctgtatgtttaaaaaaaacacggttttcaaagtcataaaaggtaatcgtatttttttataaacaactttgactctacatactgtaaaaaaaatataccacgcaaacctggcaccttatttgaaaagattgctcatttaatgcagtttccaaaatggtatgaaacgttgctattgtttcaattaacaaaaaagttattgctattttagtacaaaatgacctcgatgtaaaattgtttgaaggaaatttatctgactgaatttattaagggtaagtcttgttggaatgagtaaaagtaaaataggtggtgtggccgggagtggggaaagagacaacgttgtcacagaataaaaaaaacgcattttgtgtatctttctcgaaaaaagtggactatagcaactccacattccccataaatgtagcgcatggtaacgtacattcctgagtagtgctataatgtgtgatattgtacaagaaaaacgcttacacatgtacattgtacacccacagtatccaaaaaagggacagatcagtttgtcattaacattacctctaattacttgttatttattttaaagttattgttaaacaaaaccaaactctcaaaattatgattatgaccattaatgagtattattttttgctgattatgtactaaatataataatgtggtgttataattttgagaaataaaaatattagtcaataaatgtttgttttttttaaaaaaggtgtaaaaaacgcaaaatatgttttataagagtttggtaagaTTTTTCTTcgctatttttgcgtcatctatgttgccacggctgaccccaccacctattttacttttactcattccaacatgacttacccttaataaattcagtcagataaatttccttcaaacaattttacatcgaggtcgttttgtactaaaatagcaataacttttttgttaattgaaacaatagcaacgttttataccattttggaaactgcattaaatgagcaatcttttcaaataaggtgctaggtttgcgtggtatattttttttacagtatgtagagtcaaagttgtttataaaaaaatacgattaccttttatgactttgaaaaccgtgttttttttaaacatacagcattaatcgatattttttttgactgcgatcaatagcaaggctatacagggtgatgcaacaccaaacaaattctaacaatatggatttttgtaccggcggcacgcaaataagtgatccaaggtgtcgattttcagcaaatttataaaagtgtcaatatctcgaaaattatcgagtttttactaaggtcatattgtgattttctggcctctcatgagctgacctatcagccttttaagggatgacgttgacttttgggacaccctgtatagggtGTCTGAGAAAATATGGATGAAACAAAAGGGGTGACTCCGGGGCTCTTTCTAAACAAATTTGGTAGAGCAAGCTTAAAAAAATCctcaaaaaaatactttttatgaaagtacctacttctttgcatactaaaaagttacatgaattttttatacataaaaaaatgtagtTGAGTGAGGTTCGCCCATTTTTGTTTAATACTCATCATACACAATtacacaccctgtatatacacagaaataaaatgtagTATTACGTCGTACCTACAATATTTCCGGTTCGGAACAATTTACCTGTATGTGGAACGAAgcgtaatatttttttatcggttatggtttttatgtattttactaacataggtaggtacattaaatacgtacaaattgttatttgtgtaaattgttttttaagtcaataaagtagtattctattctattctattctaaaggtatttacttaaatttgcACAGTTAGATTACGGTTTTTGTAGAGATGGTAACGGTAGTACACTAACGagcactgtttttttttcgttatcgATATTCTGAAgcactgttaaatgtacttcaatattggtACTTTATCATTTCTTGTGactctcgtgagtgtataatgtTTAGAAAGTATATTTAGAAACCATGTCGTCATAATAATGAGTAATATCAACAATTCAACACACATCATTTTAATTATCCAAACATTTACAAAGAGACGACTCAACAGTCAACACTCCACCACATTTATTTAACGATTTAAGTAAAATGGAATACCTacgttaatttaattcatttatgaacttacataaataacatattttatctaCAGAAAGTAATGACTAAATCCACAGTTATTATTGTATCTTCAAGCGCTAACTGTAGCGTTATCTATTGAAAATCAGGACTTCTGTTTAATAGCGTATTCCAAAAAGTGCCAGGGGCACTATTGCGAAGTCAGAACGAAAGTAACATGTAAGaactattttgtgtaaaattaaatacattttgaatccgaaaatcgtcAAAACGTGTTCGCGATAGGGAGCCGGACAATGCGTCATGCTAATttcaataagtaagtacctacacaagtACACAAACTACAAATAATGAACGTATTGCACAAACCACGGCATTACAATCGTATGTACGACAATACAAAACGTAGGCGTATCATGAAAATCCAGACATGTATGTACCTGGCATGCCACCTACTACCTACTATGAGGTGTAATTTGTATGACGTGACGTAGCCCCAACGCAACGCCATAGCCACGCCTCGGCACTCCCACATATTGTAATTTAAACATACCTGGAGTAACAGTTCATGACCTTTGCGTAGTATAGTAATCCTAACGTGAAATTTTGTTAGTATATTACAGATGGGAGGATGTTCGTtacttttttaatgaaaagcCGCTGGAATAATTTTTGGAGGAAGTTGAAACAACCTCCCATGTCTTGGTAAAATGTAAAGACGTGGAGACACTACGAGTGAAAATTTGGATTCCCGGGGTCTGTCCAGAAAGTCTTAAGTAACCTTCTGTGTCAGACCTTCTGGgtctagtacggggcgcatttaagacgtgacaaaagttttgcatcgctgtcactcacatcgcgcagtctcaagagtgagcgcgacggataacttttgtcacgtcttattagCGACCTGTGCTACAGGTCCAGGTCATCTACTGGCTTTTTAGtgtgagcttgggtggctaAACCACAGGTATTAGCCCTAACCCACCTTAGAGGCAAAATGCAGAAAATAAGTtcatcacatcatcatcatcatcatcacgacccattacgtccccactgctggggcacgggtctccttccaatgaaggaagggtttaggcctagtccaccacgctggccaagtgcgggttggtggaccccaacacaagcaagcttgtgctaagagagttgtcgggtaagtgggcaacccgactgtcagatgttttcaaaaataagtTCGCCACGTTATATGTAGCAAGCTGATACTCTGAATAACATTATTCTACTTTTTATGCCATAATTACctttaatataataagtggggcatctcacacacgataccaaactaggcagagccttgtaatatgggtatcggacagctgatatatctacacaaatacatacatagatacccGTATACCCGAGTACAAGAACCCGGGATCTTCATTATagcagtcagagtcactaacctctacaccattcggtcgtcctaCACAATGACGGAGGTAGGGTGACGCAAATATGGGGTTTCCTGCTTCAAAGACAGTTCAAATGTTTGCATTTGCGGTTGAGTTAAATTGGAATACACTTCAGCTAAATTGCTACCGTGTATTGAACTTGGAGTGTTgtttctaatttatttatttagaaccTCAAGTTggaaaagaggggtgttattaGTTTTAGTAGGCCAGGCCAATTTTACTccaaatacttacttacagttTGTTGGATAAATTTGTCGATGAGCAAGTTGTTTTTATGAGAAATTTTGAGAAAAGTAATtgctaatgtttttttgcttaTTGCAACAAGTTAGCACAATAACCACAAACTtcattatataaaaaaggtatactaagctgaaagagGGTGacacagggggtcattctgaacaattttagtgctacgacttttgaaaatttcaagaaaaaaacactgttcatagaaactttcggtttagtataccctttttgcaacatcctgaatattataatactctTTAACTACATAAAACTTGGGCTGGTTAAGTTCCGCTGTGGTCTATCACTAGCCAGTTATTTCATCTGATATCACACATGAGGTATCACACAACCTTAACCTTATTCTTCAGTTGgtcaacatatttttttcatgagCTTCctctttttttatattttcttccaTGATGCATGGCGTGAAAAAAGGTCAAGTCGTAACGTAATAAATGTGCCTATCATGTCCCTTCTTCTCTGTGTTTTCTATTGTGTTTataacaagtaggtacttactacaatgaataaaaatttattcacTGTTTTAAGTTAGTTCATaaccttttatttttttctgtccaatattttttctactaTATTAATATCTATGTTAAACCCAAAATGAATGGCGTGACAAGTTGGTATGATGAACCTTTACATAACAGGTCTTCAGCCATTTTTGGGAATCtttgaatttgttttgtgGATCTTAACAGTTTTTAACCGGCTTCGAAAAGGAGGAGGTTATCTATTGGCCAATATGTATTTTCACTGTAATACTATTATT is part of the Plutella xylostella chromosome 3, ilPluXylo3.1, whole genome shotgun sequence genome and encodes:
- the LOC105388178 gene encoding uncharacterized protein K02A2.6-like; this translates as MVLGKIEVFDVNSQDWDAYVRRLKQFIALNEIDTKLHVATLVTVVGEVCYELMCDLCAPDLPEDKTFDELVQIVKVHLEPQRSEIAERHVFRQRKQLHGETISDYLQNLKHLAKSCNFANQLEINLRDQFVSGLHNEEMRSRLFAEKNIDYKRAVELALALEAAERHAACAGAAGGAAAAGSSARDDGLHRVAAAPARGSSEQPPPRRQCSRCGKPGHVAGRCRYKHYSCDQCGEKGHLKVVCHKKSDSARPSRGQYFLEESDVEDCNFYNLVSEGNDKPYYLKLQVENKLFNFEVDTGSKISAISKNIYNKYFPNKKIVNKQLRLRSYTGDIIEPLGYITVHVTFERHSAKLDLYVIENGGPPLMGRSWIRELNVTSIPCHSLSEDDPLLQQLRDEFLTVFAGGLGTYRSRMRFHLADETPVFVKARPLPLALRPRVEQELERLQREGVIYKVERSDYGTPIVPVVKSNGDIRVCGDYKITINKLLKEFHYPLPRIDEIFTALGGGEQYTKLDLSHAYQQVLLSEESQPMTAITTHIGTFVYKRVPFGINCVPENFQKLMEETLSGVPSTVVFQDDICITGRDKETHLHNLRQVLNRLKDAGLRINWSKCEFFKQSVTYLGYRIDKDGLHTDERKIKAIVAAPTPENVTQLKGFLGLVNFYSKFFSNLSSILKPLYNLLKSNVKWVWSESCKVAFDKAKELLGSKPVLAHYDASLPLILSVDSSAYGLGCVLAQRGADGVERPVSCASRTLNEHELNYSQFDKEALAIVFGVMKHHQYLYGRHFTLRSDHRALSFIFGKNKGIPQTAASRIQRYAVLLAAYNFDIEFISSAKNYQADALSRLPLKNEDNRDASELPSYDFSYLNYVEDNFPVTFQEVKSETIKDPLLSKVMNYVKFGWPPKVDTPNERAFFVRKECLHLVQDCLVWGYRVVIPSKLRSSVLDELHEGHCGIVKMKQIARNYFWWERLDEDIERTARACAACRALADRPAPAPLHSWAWPAEPWARINIDFLGTLNTARQRRSQQSH